A part of Phoenix dactylifera cultivar Barhee BC4 chromosome 2, palm_55x_up_171113_PBpolish2nd_filt_p, whole genome shotgun sequence genomic DNA contains:
- the LOC103699837 gene encoding serine/threonine-protein kinase Aurora-3, with protein MAGAGRHQKFERAKVRPPLGSHSSLLPSGPTSMTTAKPSQEKPKEPWSLADFEIGRLLGEGKFGKVYLAREKQSGYVVALKVIFKAKMEKYRYHAHLRREIEIQHSLSHPNVLRLYAWFHDETRIFLVLEYAAGRELYKLLKDLKHFSERRAATYIASLARALAYCHEKHVIHRDIKPENLLLDMEGRLKIADFGWAVQSNSKRRTMCGTIDYLAPEMIENRAHDHAVDNWTLGVLCYEFLYGVPPFEEDDQKATFRRIMKVDLNFPSIPLVSAEAKDLIRKLLVKDSSKRLSLQKILEHPWIVKNADPPVQ; from the exons ATGGCAGGTGCAGGCCGGCACCAGAAATTCGAACGGGCAAAAGTCCGCCCTCCCCTCGGATCTCATTCCTCCCTCCTACCCTCCGGCCCTACCTCCATGACCACAGCAAAACCCTCTCAAGAAAAACCA AAAGAGCCCTGGAGCCTGGCGGACTTCGAGATCGGCCGCCTCCTTGGCGAAGGCAAGTTCGGCAAAGTCTATCTCGCAAGAGAGAAGCAG AGTGGGTATGTTGTTGCCCTGAAAGTGATATTTAAAGCAAAGATGGAGAAGTATCGTTACCACGCCCACCTCCGGCGAGAGATCGAGATCCAGCACAGCCTCTCCCACCCCAACGTTCTCCGTCTCTATGCCTGGTTCCATGACGAGACTCGAATTTTCTTGGTCCTCGAATACGCCGCCGGCCGCGAGCTCTATAAGTTGCTCAAGGACCTCAAGCACTTCTCCGAGAGGCGTGCCGCCACG TATATTGCAAGTCTCGCCAGGGCACTGGCGTACTGCCATGAGAAGCATGTAATTCACAGGGATATCAAGCCTGAGAACTTATTGCTGGACATGGAG GGCCGTCTAAAAATTGCAGACTTTGGATGGGCTGTGCAGTCAAATTCCAAGCGACGTACAATGTGTGGCACCATTGATTACCTTGCCCCAGAAATGATTGAGAACAGAGCTCATGATCATGCAGTTGATAACTGGACGCTAGGTGTTTTATGCTATGAGTTCCTTTATGGTGTTCCGCCATTCGAAGAAGATGACCAGAAAGCCACTTTCAGAAG GATCATGAAGGTCGACTTGAATTTCCCTTCCATACCTCTTGTGTCTGCTGAAGCAAAGGATCTCATTAGGAAG CTACTGGTGAAGGATTCATCTAAGAGGCTCTCCCTTCAGAAGATCTTAGAACATCCTTGGATAGTCAAAAATGCAGACCCGCCAGTACAGTAG